A stretch of DNA from bacterium:
GGATTTTGGTTTCGGTTTCGACTCCGTCTTCTTTGCCGGAATCTCGAAAGCCAGGCCGAAATTCAGAGCGTCGGCGTTGAGTTTTTCGGTTCCCCGGGGAGCGACATTGGCCACCGCCGTCTGAATCGCGCCTTTGGTAACCACGCCGGTAACCGAAGCAAGAAAGCCCAGCATCATAATGTTGGTCACGATGCGCTTTCCGATTTCCTTTTCCGCCAGCCTCGTAGCGGGAATGCGATAGATGGGGTAGCGGCTCTCGAAGTCCGGCGGAAGTCCACTAAGGTCCACGAGGTCTTCGTCAATCAGCACGATGCCGTCCTTGGCCATGCTGTTCACGAATTTATCAAATCCCTCCTGAGACATGGCACACAAGACATCCTGCTGCTTGATGAAGGGATTGAGAATCGGAAGATCGGAGATCACGATCTGCGCGCTGCAGGCGCTGCCGCGGGCTTCGGGACCGTAGGATTGCGTGAAGATCGCATGACGGTCGTCATGAACGGAGGCGGCCTGACCAAGGATGTATCCGGCCATGATGACGCCCTGACCGCCGAAACCGGTGATACGCACTCTGGCATCCATGCCGCTCACACCTCCTCTCGGTTCTCTTCCAGCAGATCGCGGAAGGTCGGCTTCTCAATTGTAAGAAAATTACCGCAGACGATCTTTCCCTGATAATCCAGACCGACGTCGGCCAGATTCGCTTCGTGGTTGATCTCGCAATGGTCGTGGTAATAACTAAGCATGTTGGTGCCGGTTCCCAAACGGTTCTTCCGCGCACACAGCGTGGAACAGGGCGCGATGACTTCCACGAACGAGAAACCGCGGTGCAGAATGGCGTCCTTCATCGCTCGCGTGAGCCGTTTGATGTGCAGCACG
This window harbors:
- a CDS encoding 2-oxoacid:acceptor oxidoreductase family protein, whose translation is MDARVRITGFGGQGVIMAGYILGQAASVHDDRHAIFTQSYGPEARGSACSAQIVISDLPILNPFIKQQDVLCAMSQEGFDKFVNSMAKDGIVLIDEDLVDLSGLPPDFESRYPIYRIPATRLAEKEIGKRIVTNIMMLGFLASVTGVVTKGAIQTAVANVAPRGTEKLNADALNFGLAFEIPAKKTESKPKPKSKPKAAEAKDQTK